A genomic window from Litoreibacter janthinus includes:
- a CDS encoding GntR family transcriptional regulator — MYERHDTPAALPIYAQVSEVLIREIAAGRLADGQRLPPERQLAASHQVTVRTLRKSLKILEDKGLLERIQGSGNYVRSNPTAQSIYSMFRIELLAGGGLPTAKFLDIRDCEKPTDLPDFGTSNRGTRMRRLRFLNKVPVAVEEIWLDANCGTVCADEVSDSLYRYYQVKLGFWIARAEDYVSIGKTPDWAPPDFRQPAGSPTGFIERLSWEQKPHPVEYSRTWFDTETARYVQRLK; from the coding sequence ATGTATGAGCGACATGACACTCCTGCTGCCCTTCCCATCTATGCCCAAGTCAGTGAAGTTTTGATCCGTGAAATCGCCGCCGGAAGACTGGCCGACGGGCAACGCTTGCCCCCTGAACGCCAACTAGCAGCGTCGCATCAAGTGACCGTTCGCACCCTTCGAAAATCTCTCAAAATTCTTGAGGATAAGGGGCTTCTTGAACGCATCCAAGGTTCCGGGAATTACGTCAGATCCAATCCGACCGCGCAGAGCATTTACTCGATGTTTCGCATTGAATTGCTGGCCGGCGGGGGGCTCCCGACGGCAAAGTTTCTCGACATTCGCGACTGCGAAAAGCCGACGGACCTGCCAGACTTTGGGACATCCAATCGGGGCACGCGTATGCGGCGATTGCGATTCCTGAACAAGGTGCCGGTCGCGGTAGAAGAGATATGGCTCGATGCAAATTGCGGAACAGTGTGCGCCGATGAGGTATCTGATTCCCTGTATCGCTATTATCAGGTGAAGCTTGGGTTCTGGATCGCGCGCGCCGAGGACTATGTCAGCATCGGTAAAACACCGGACTGGGCCCCGCCCGATTTCCGTCAGCCCGCAGGCTCGCCCACAGGGTTCATCGAACGCTTGAGCTGGGAGCAAAAACCGCACCCGGTCGAATACTCCCGAACATGGTTTGACACTGAAACCGCACGTTATGTGCAACGGTTAAAATAG
- a CDS encoding LLM class flavin-dependent oxidoreductase, translated as MTVVPVTSPDLDAAEVSWFSALCSDDYQFLGVPDGNLRSSWAHCSDIVKVAEAEGFRNILCPSSYQVGQDTLSFVAGCAPITSKINLLAAVRCGEMQPIMLARTLATLDHMLEGRLTVNIISSDFPGQTEPSPYRYQRSREVVQILKQAWTQDEINHAGEIYDFKGLTTDPVRPYQTGGPMLYFGGYSPDALELCGEYCDVYLMWPEKVDELAGRMKAANEAAARHNRTLDYGLRTHVIVRDTEAEAKEYAEYIVSKLDDDQGANIRNRALDAKSLGVSHQAKNRDVADDHGYIEPHMWTGVGRARSGCGAAIVGSTDQVLSKLEAYQKMGIRAFILSGYPHIDEAKHVGSRVLPQMKTCSLPEAYGRVPSQPPATPLAAGVRR; from the coding sequence ATGACAGTTGTTCCGGTGACATCACCAGATTTGGACGCGGCTGAGGTCTCTTGGTTTTCGGCGCTTTGTTCCGACGACTACCAGTTTTTGGGTGTGCCTGACGGCAACCTTAGATCTTCCTGGGCGCATTGCTCTGACATCGTGAAGGTTGCAGAGGCGGAGGGGTTCCGCAATATCCTGTGCCCGTCCTCCTATCAGGTTGGCCAAGACACCTTAAGCTTCGTTGCTGGCTGTGCGCCGATTACCTCCAAGATCAATTTGCTGGCCGCCGTGCGGTGCGGGGAGATGCAGCCAATCATGCTGGCACGCACGCTGGCGACGCTGGATCACATGTTGGAAGGGCGTCTGACGGTCAACATCATCTCGTCCGACTTCCCCGGACAGACAGAGCCGAGCCCCTATCGCTATCAGCGTTCCCGCGAGGTTGTTCAGATCCTCAAGCAGGCGTGGACGCAGGATGAGATTAATCACGCCGGCGAAATCTATGACTTCAAAGGACTGACGACAGACCCTGTGCGCCCATATCAGACCGGCGGGCCGATGCTGTATTTCGGCGGTTACTCCCCCGACGCGTTGGAGCTGTGTGGCGAGTATTGCGACGTCTACCTGATGTGGCCGGAAAAGGTCGATGAGCTTGCGGGTCGGATGAAGGCCGCGAATGAAGCCGCCGCGCGCCACAACCGCACGCTGGATTACGGCCTGCGCACGCACGTCATCGTGCGCGACACCGAGGCCGAGGCAAAGGAATACGCCGAGTATATCGTCTCCAAGCTGGATGACGATCAGGGTGCTAACATTCGTAACCGGGCCTTGGATGCAAAGTCCTTAGGTGTCAGTCACCAAGCCAAGAACCGCGACGTCGCAGATGACCACGGCTACATTGAACCGCATATGTGGACCGGCGTTGGTCGCGCACGTTCTGGCTGTGGCGCGGCGATTGTTGGGTCGACCGATCAGGTTCTCAGCAAGTTAGAGGCCTATCAAAAGATGGGTATCCGCGCATTCATCCTGTCTGGTTACCCGCATATCGACGAGGCAAAGCACGTTGGCTCTCGCGTGTTGCCGCAGATGAAAACCTGTTCGCTCCCCGAAGCCTATGGTCGCGTGCCATCGCAGCCCCCAGCAACCCCCCTTGCCGCAGGAGTGCGCCGCTGA
- a CDS encoding aldo/keto reductase: MDRVSLTPDLSFSRLVYGMWRVAEDENTTPSHVEAKIQSCLDQGISTFDQADIYGGYVAEGVLGAALKANPALRPKMEIVTKCDIVAPAGRYADKRVKYYDTSRAHIEYSVDCSLRDMGLDHIDMLLIHRPDPLMDHQETGAALDDLVKSGKVRAVGVSNFRPYDWELLQSGMKTRLATNQIEISLAEVAPFTNGDMAFHQRLGHPMMAWSPLGGGELMTGKGDIADRLDAIASEQGVDRAAVAVAFLLRHPSKILPVLGTNNLDRIAKISDALKVQLDRETWFALYEAALGREVA, encoded by the coding sequence ATGGATCGCGTATCACTCACCCCAGATTTGTCGTTTAGCCGCCTTGTCTATGGCATGTGGCGGGTCGCAGAGGACGAGAATACGACTCCTTCGCATGTAGAGGCCAAAATTCAGTCCTGCCTGGATCAAGGGATTAGCACCTTCGATCAAGCGGACATCTACGGTGGTTATGTCGCTGAGGGCGTTCTCGGGGCAGCTTTGAAGGCAAACCCCGCACTACGTCCGAAGATGGAGATCGTCACGAAATGCGATATCGTAGCGCCGGCTGGTCGCTATGCGGACAAGCGGGTGAAGTATTACGACACATCGCGCGCGCATATCGAATACTCCGTGGACTGCTCGCTGCGTGACATGGGGCTGGACCATATCGACATGCTATTGATCCACCGCCCTGATCCTTTGATGGATCATCAAGAGACAGGGGCCGCTCTGGATGATCTGGTCAAAAGCGGCAAGGTGCGCGCAGTTGGAGTGTCAAATTTCCGGCCTTATGACTGGGAGCTTCTACAGTCCGGTATGAAGACACGGCTAGCGACCAATCAGATCGAGATTTCTCTGGCTGAAGTGGCGCCTTTCACAAATGGCGACATGGCTTTCCATCAGCGTTTGGGGCATCCAATGATGGCGTGGTCCCCATTGGGTGGCGGGGAGCTCATGACTGGCAAAGGCGATATTGCAGATCGTTTGGACGCCATCGCGTCAGAGCAAGGCGTAGACCGGGCGGCTGTGGCTGTGGCGTTTTTGTTGCGCCATCCTTCGAAGATCCTGCCAGTGCTCGGCACCAACAATCTGGACCGGATCGCCAAGATCTCTGACGCGCTGAAAGTCCAGCTTGATCGCGAGACTTGGTTTGCATTGTACGAGGCCGCTCTGGGGCGGGAGGTCGCGTAA
- a CDS encoding flavin reductase family protein — MSLHPRASSDVFVPDESNTRLLRDAFGRFATGVTIVTAAAENGVAAITANSFSSVSLSPPLVLWSPDKKSRRFSYFEAATHYSVHVLSADQDDLCWAVAKDVYALNDRGLHLNAEGVPVLENCLARFECTKTAVYEGGDHVIMLGQVNRAQMREEGDPLAFFKGQMGRFTTR, encoded by the coding sequence ATGTCGCTGCATCCGAGAGCCTCTTCAGATGTGTTCGTTCCGGACGAAAGCAACACCCGACTGCTGCGCGATGCCTTCGGGCGATTTGCGACGGGAGTGACCATTGTAACCGCTGCGGCGGAGAACGGCGTGGCCGCGATCACCGCGAACAGCTTTTCGTCAGTGTCACTCTCGCCGCCTTTGGTGTTGTGGTCACCGGACAAGAAATCTCGGAGGTTCTCGTATTTCGAAGCTGCGACGCATTATTCGGTCCATGTCTTGTCAGCTGATCAGGATGATCTTTGCTGGGCCGTTGCGAAAGATGTGTATGCTTTGAATGACAGGGGCTTACATTTGAACGCAGAAGGTGTGCCGGTGCTTGAGAATTGTCTGGCGCGCTTTGAATGCACGAAGACGGCCGTCTATGAAGGTGGCGACCACGTGATAATGCTAGGACAGGTGAACCGCGCGCAGATGCGCGAAGAGGGTGATCCGCTCGCCTTCTTTAAAGGGCAGATGGGGCGATTTACGACGCGCTGA
- a CDS encoding TRAP transporter small permease, translated as MQILLAAAGLLHWVNSRILAIGRWIGIIALAIMVCLILGQVFFRYALNDAPNWTEEGARFGMLWMTGLVAPLAYRMGGFVAIDMLEAALPKLLAGLLGVVLLGISLWVLFIAWDRGLNNHVDTLSGRGCSSSLRWPFGIEIGKCGAKFQNNYQYSALWVGVNLLILVNIELIIRQVVTLLGQGDRLPVIRHNALAGAD; from the coding sequence ATGCAGATTTTGTTGGCGGCCGCTGGCCTGCTGCATTGGGTCAATAGCCGCATCTTGGCGATTGGTCGCTGGATTGGAATCATCGCCTTGGCGATTATGGTCTGTCTGATCCTCGGACAGGTCTTTTTCCGTTACGCCCTGAACGACGCGCCAAACTGGACCGAGGAAGGCGCGCGCTTTGGCATGCTGTGGATGACGGGGTTGGTGGCCCCGCTCGCCTACCGGATGGGTGGGTTCGTTGCCATCGATATGCTGGAGGCTGCATTGCCTAAGCTGTTGGCCGGTCTGCTGGGCGTAGTGTTGCTGGGCATTTCGTTGTGGGTTCTGTTCATCGCTTGGGATCGCGGCCTTAACAACCACGTGGACACACTGTCCGGGCGCGGATGCTCGTCATCATTGCGGTGGCCTTTTGGCATCGAGATCGGGAAATGCGGCGCGAAGTTTCAGAACAATTACCAGTACTCCGCGCTTTGGGTCGGCGTGAACCTACTGATCCTGGTGAACATCGAGCTAATCATCCGTCAGGTCGTGACATTGCTGGGGCAGGGTGACCGACTGCCAGTGATCAGGCATAACGCCTTGGCAGGGGCTGACTGA